One Triticum dicoccoides isolate Atlit2015 ecotype Zavitan chromosome 5B, WEW_v2.0, whole genome shotgun sequence genomic window carries:
- the LOC119311905 gene encoding peamaclein-like, translating into MKLRPTAATVALLLFLLLASSSLRAAMAGSAFCDGKCGVRCSKASRHDDCLKYCGICCAECNCVPSGTAGNKDECPCYRDKTTGQGARKRPKCP; encoded by the exons ATGAAGCTTCGCCCCACCGCCGCCACTGTggctctcctcctcttcctcctcttggcATCCTCGTCTCTGCGTGCCGCCATGGCTGGATCAG CGTTCTGCGACGGCAAGTGCGGGGTGAGGTGCTCCAAGGCGAGCCGGCACGACGACTGCCTCAAATACTGTGGGATATGCTGCGCCGAGTGCAACTGCGTGCCATCGGGGACGGCCGGCAACAAGGACGAGTGCCCCTGCTACCGCGACAAGACCACCGGCCAAGGGGCGCGCAAGAGGCCCAAGTGCCCATGA
- the LOC119306263 gene encoding peamaclein-like encodes MKKLRTTTLALLLLLVFLAASSLRAAMAGSAFCDGKCGVRCSKASRHDDCLKYCGICCAECNCVPSGTAGNKDECPCYRDKTTGHGARTRPKCP; translated from the exons ATGAAGAAGCTTCGCACCACCACTCtggctctccttctcctcctcgtcttcctagCAGCCTCGTCCCTCCGTGCCGCCATGGCTGGGTCAG CGTTCTGCGACGGCAAGTGCGGGGTGAGGTGCTCCAAGGCGAGCCGGCACGACGACTGCCTCAAGTACTGCGGGATATGCTGCGCCGAGTGCAACTGCGTGCCGTCGGGGACCGCCGGCAACAAGGACGAGTGCCCTTGCTACCGCGACAAGACCACCGGACACGGCGCGCGCACGAGGCCCAAGTGCCCATGA